In Rhizobium indicum, the following proteins share a genomic window:
- a CDS encoding sugar phosphate isomerase/epimerase family protein: MATDKLRFGVDLVTCFHPGFWGVDSHDAIVDHARAEPRAFWDKILDSVQASGVTGVELTFSPFNWQDAIKTYGSVDAFAAELTRRGLTLCSGFFADLEAAGDFAEPEAQRALIDKAERYADFLKACGSDIMVIGAPLRQTLGAQPVQFYDFDRAKVIADFLNRLGATLYGRGVRLALHTEAHSIFAAARDVDLMMLLTDPAYVHMCPDTAHIIVAGSDPVQLVDRHHERMIIAHWKDAIGPMPADTPIDKHIHEHHQPYFCSFGLGRVDWPAWIRLLRDRAYEGWAILELDAAPDPVRDIANGLTLVRQALLPIYR; encoded by the coding sequence ATGGCTACTGACAAGCTGCGCTTCGGCGTCGATCTTGTGACATGCTTCCATCCCGGCTTCTGGGGCGTCGACAGCCACGATGCGATCGTCGACCATGCACGCGCCGAGCCGCGCGCCTTCTGGGACAAGATCCTCGACAGTGTCCAGGCCTCCGGCGTTACCGGCGTCGAGCTGACCTTCTCTCCCTTCAACTGGCAGGACGCCATCAAGACCTATGGTTCAGTCGATGCCTTCGCAGCCGAGCTGACAAGACGCGGTCTGACGCTGTGCAGCGGCTTCTTCGCGGACCTTGAGGCGGCCGGCGACTTCGCTGAGCCCGAGGCCCAGCGCGCGCTGATCGACAAGGCGGAACGATATGCCGACTTCCTGAAAGCTTGCGGCAGCGACATCATGGTGATTGGCGCGCCGCTACGCCAGACGCTCGGCGCCCAGCCGGTGCAATTCTACGATTTCGACCGTGCGAAGGTGATTGCCGACTTTCTGAACCGGCTCGGCGCGACCCTCTATGGCAGGGGCGTGCGGCTTGCGCTGCACACCGAGGCGCACTCGATCTTTGCCGCCGCGCGCGACGTCGATCTGATGATGCTTTTGACCGACCCGGCCTACGTGCACATGTGCCCCGACACGGCCCATATCATCGTTGCCGGCTCCGATCCCGTCCAGCTCGTCGATCGCCATCACGAGCGCATGATCATCGCCCACTGGAAGGATGCAATTGGCCCGATGCCCGCCGACACGCCGATCGACAAGCACATCCATGAACACCACCAGCCCTATTTCTGCAGCTTCGGCCTCGGACGGGTCGACTGGCCGGCCTGGATCCGGCTGCTGCGCGACCGGGCCTATGAAGGCTGGGCGATCCTCGAACTCGATGCCGCGCCGGATCCCGTCCGCGACATCGCCAACGGGCTCACGCTCGTCCGGCAGGCGCTCCTGCCGATCTATCGCTGA